The following are encoded in a window of Rhizobium sp. WYJ-E13 genomic DNA:
- a CDS encoding DUF2188 domain-containing protein encodes MVKVVYEVVPHDGGWAYKLGDVYSEAFPSHSEALEAARIVAAEQQVGGDSAEISWQDAQGKWHEEYAEGGDRPETEVVDGFTKGRSPEVSPEP; translated from the coding sequence ATGGTCAAGGTGGTCTACGAAGTCGTACCGCATGACGGCGGCTGGGCCTACAAGCTTGGGGACGTCTATTCCGAAGCATTTCCGAGCCACTCCGAAGCGCTCGAAGCAGCCCGCATCGTTGCAGCCGAACAGCAGGTCGGCGGCGATTCCGCCGAGATCAGCTGGCAGGATGCGCAGGGCAAGTGGCACGAGGAATATGCCGAGGGTGGTGATCGTCCCGAGACTGAGGTCGTGGACGGCTTTACCAAGGGCCGTTCGCCGGAGGTCTCCCCAGAGCCCTGA
- a CDS encoding calcium:proton antiporter has product MDMALHLKEEKFLIVAIVVAVIAYLLEHSLMQAGRATALVAAAALIVTIVLASMRVAHHAELLAVKVGDPYGTMILTLSAVAVEVIILGIMISGEESSPTLVRDTIYSALMLDINGVLGLAALLGGLKHGEQPYNDNSGKTYGVMILTAMGISMIVPEFVPHDKWHYYSGFTIIAMIALYGLFLRMQVGQHSYFFSYSYPRSERQKEHPEEHDEEGSVSTSIAIILIGVVIIGALAEFMSGFMSEGLRDSGAPIAVTAIVVAAISAAPEILTALRAALRNRMQATVNIAMGASLSTVILTVPVMEGIALYTGQPFIMAMSPVQTVMVSITLIAAAINLNDGETNAIEGMTHFILFATFIMLSSIGL; this is encoded by the coding sequence ATGGACATGGCATTGCATCTCAAGGAAGAAAAATTCCTGATCGTGGCGATCGTCGTCGCGGTCATTGCCTATTTGCTGGAACATTCTCTCATGCAGGCCGGCCGGGCCACGGCGCTCGTCGCAGCCGCCGCCCTGATCGTAACCATCGTGCTCGCCTCCATGCGCGTCGCCCATCACGCCGAACTGCTGGCCGTCAAGGTCGGCGACCCCTACGGCACGATGATCCTGACGCTCTCGGCCGTCGCCGTCGAAGTCATCATCCTCGGCATCATGATAAGCGGCGAAGAAAGCTCGCCGACGCTGGTGCGCGACACGATCTATTCGGCACTCATGCTTGACATCAACGGAGTCCTCGGCCTTGCCGCCCTCCTCGGCGGCCTGAAGCACGGCGAGCAGCCCTACAACGACAATTCCGGCAAGACCTATGGCGTAATGATCCTGACGGCCATGGGCATTTCGATGATCGTTCCGGAATTCGTGCCCCACGATAAATGGCATTATTATTCGGGCTTCACCATCATCGCGATGATCGCCCTCTACGGCCTCTTCCTGCGCATGCAAGTCGGCCAGCACAGCTACTTCTTCTCCTACAGCTACCCGCGCTCGGAACGGCAGAAAGAACATCCCGAGGAGCACGATGAAGAGGGTTCGGTTTCGACCTCGATCGCGATTATCCTCATTGGCGTGGTGATCATCGGTGCGCTCGCCGAATTCATGTCGGGCTTCATGAGCGAAGGCCTGCGCGACAGCGGTGCTCCGATTGCCGTAACGGCCATCGTGGTTGCCGCCATCTCCGCAGCACCGGAAATCCTGACAGCCTTGCGGGCGGCCCTGCGCAACCGCATGCAGGCGACCGTCAACATCGCCATGGGTGCCTCTCTCTCGACGGTCATCCTGACAGTGCCGGTCATGGAGGGGATCGCGCTATACACCGGCCAGCCCTTCATCATGGCCATGTCGCCGGTCCAGACGGTCATGGTGTCGATCACCCTGATTGCAGCCGCCATCAACCTTAACGATGGTGAGACGAACGCCATTGAGGGCATGACCCATTTCATCCTCTTCGCTACCTTCATCATGCTGAGCTCGATCGGACTCTGA
- a CDS encoding pyridoxal phosphate-dependent aminotransferase, producing the protein MAFLADALSRVKPSATIAVSQKARELKAKGRDVIGLGAGEPDFDTPDNIKKAAIDAINRGETKYTPVSGIPELRKAIAAKFKRENGLEYSWEQTIVGTGGKQILFNAFMATLNPGDEVVIPAPYWVSYPEMVALCGGTPVFVSATQEHNFKLQPADLEKAITPKTKWFIFNSPSNPTGAAYTHAELKALTDVLMKHPHVWVLTDDMYEHLTYGDFKFVTPVEVEPKLYDRTLTMNGVSKAYAMTGWRIGYAAGPIQLIKAMDMIQGQQTSGATSIAQWAAVEALNGTQDFIPENKKIFEGRRDLVVSMLNQAKGIVCPVPEGAFYVYPSCAGLIGKTAPSGKVIENDEDFVSELLESEGVAVVHGSAFGLGPNFRISYATSEELLEEACRRIQRFCAACK; encoded by the coding sequence ATGGCTTTCCTTGCCGATGCCCTTTCCCGCGTGAAGCCTTCAGCCACCATCGCTGTTTCTCAGAAAGCGCGCGAGCTGAAAGCCAAAGGACGCGATGTCATCGGCCTTGGTGCCGGCGAGCCGGATTTCGATACGCCCGATAATATCAAGAAAGCCGCCATCGACGCGATCAATCGCGGCGAGACGAAATACACGCCGGTATCCGGTATCCCCGAGCTGCGCAAGGCGATAGCCGCCAAGTTCAAGCGCGAGAACGGTCTGGAATATTCCTGGGAGCAGACGATCGTCGGCACGGGCGGCAAGCAGATCCTTTTCAACGCTTTCATGGCGACGCTGAACCCCGGCGATGAAGTCGTGATCCCCGCGCCCTACTGGGTGTCCTATCCTGAGATGGTGGCACTTTGCGGCGGCACGCCGGTTTTCGTTTCGGCTACCCAGGAGCATAATTTCAAGCTCCAGCCCGCCGATCTCGAAAAGGCGATCACCCCGAAGACCAAATGGTTCATCTTCAACTCGCCGTCCAACCCGACGGGCGCCGCCTATACGCATGCCGAGCTGAAGGCGCTGACCGACGTGCTGATGAAGCATCCGCATGTCTGGGTGCTGACCGACGACATGTACGAGCATCTGACCTATGGCGACTTCAAATTTGTCACGCCGGTCGAAGTCGAGCCGAAACTCTACGACCGCACCCTGACGATGAACGGCGTCTCCAAGGCCTATGCGATGACTGGCTGGCGCATCGGCTATGCGGCAGGCCCGATCCAGCTGATCAAGGCTATGGACATGATCCAGGGGCAGCAGACCTCAGGAGCGACCTCGATCGCCCAGTGGGCGGCTGTCGAAGCACTGAACGGCACACAGGACTTCATCCCCGAGAACAAGAAGATCTTCGAAGGCCGTCGCGATCTCGTCGTTTCCATGCTGAACCAGGCCAAGGGCATCGTCTGCCCTGTGCCGGAAGGGGCCTTCTACGTTTATCCGTCCTGCGCCGGGTTGATCGGCAAGACGGCTCCGTCGGGCAAGGTGATCGAGAACGATGAGGATTTCGTTTCCGAGCTGCTGGAGTCGGAAGGTGTTGCCGTCGTGCACGGCTCGGCCTTCGGCCTCGGCCCGAACTTCCGCATCTCCTATGCGACCTCGGAAGAGCTGCTCGAGGAAGCCTGCCGCCGCATTCAGCGCTTCTGCGCCGCCTGCAAGTAA
- a CDS encoding sortase, producing MPGKSQRAGWNEDEDAFQPLPTYMELAMAAAVAHEVPPASPRPRLPGLSIIEKLVAVGIVCLAFYGMALIGCGLFLKAEAKRTGFITQRMMSAELQQADFDIRFPAHVIN from the coding sequence ATGCCCGGTAAATCGCAGCGTGCAGGCTGGAACGAGGATGAAGACGCGTTCCAGCCGCTGCCGACCTACATGGAGCTCGCCATGGCTGCCGCCGTGGCCCATGAAGTGCCGCCCGCATCGCCGAGACCCCGCCTCCCCGGACTTTCGATCATCGAAAAATTGGTCGCCGTTGGTATCGTGTGCCTCGCCTTCTACGGCATGGCGCTGATCGGCTGCGGGCTTTTCCTGAAGGCTGAAGCAAAGCGCACTGGTTTCATCACACAACGGATGATGAGCGCCGAGCTGCAACAGGCCGATTTTGACATCCGCTTCCCTGCCCACGTAATCAACTGA